From the Micromonospora lupini genome, one window contains:
- the fabG gene encoding 3-oxoacyl-ACP reductase FabG, protein MARTVLVTGGNRGIGLAIAQAFAKQGDRVAVTHRSGDAPDGLFGVRADVTDAASIDAAFTAVEAELGPVEVLVANAGMTDDTLLLRMSEEQFTGVVDTNLTGAFRVAKRASGKMLRAKWGRMIFISSVVGLSGGAGQVNYAASKAGLVGVARSITRELGSRNITANVVAPGFIDTDMTASLSDDRKAEIRKSIPAGRMASPDEVAAVVAWLASDSAGYVSGAVIPVDGGLGMGH, encoded by the coding sequence GTGGCCCGAACCGTGCTGGTGACCGGGGGTAACCGGGGGATCGGCCTGGCCATCGCGCAGGCCTTCGCCAAGCAGGGCGATCGGGTGGCGGTCACCCACCGCAGCGGCGACGCCCCCGACGGGCTGTTCGGCGTACGCGCCGACGTCACCGACGCGGCCTCGATCGACGCCGCGTTCACCGCCGTCGAGGCCGAGCTGGGGCCGGTCGAGGTGCTTGTCGCCAACGCCGGCATGACCGACGACACGCTGCTGCTGCGAATGTCCGAGGAGCAGTTCACAGGTGTGGTGGACACCAACCTCACCGGAGCGTTCCGGGTCGCGAAGCGGGCCTCCGGCAAGATGCTGCGGGCCAAGTGGGGCCGCATGATCTTCATCTCCTCGGTGGTGGGCCTCTCCGGCGGCGCCGGCCAGGTCAACTACGCCGCCAGCAAGGCCGGCCTGGTCGGCGTGGCCCGCTCGATCACCCGTGAGCTGGGCAGCCGCAACATCACCGCGAACGTGGTGGCGCCCGGCTTCATCGACACCGACATGACCGCCAGCCTCAGCGACGACCGCAAGGCGGAGATCCGCAAGTCCATCCCGGCCGGTCGGATGGCCAGCCCGGACGAGGTGGCCGCCGTGGTCGCCTGGCTGGCCTCGGACAGCGCCGGGTACGTCTCCGGCGCCGTGATCCCGGTCGACGGCGGCCTCGGCATGGGCCACTGA
- a CDS encoding sensor histidine kinase — protein sequence MNRQPIVTPLRALRQTLWGPDAPPGRQLLARWPRLARAAAPIGLLAALGLFWITLTVESDWGLPPPIAVLFAAMTVAPLLALPRRPLLAWRLTVLALLICTFNAPAGLPGPWTPPLALGSIAVVAVVVARVDRPVLAWVVAITTVPVLTLAHAENRAAVLALLGALAIVGDLIRRNRLSRRALAAQTELSEREQERRAVLEERTRIARELHDVVAHHMSLIAVQAETAPYRLTDVPAPAAAEFAAIAGSARDALTDMRRLLGVLRSEATGPQTAPQPDLGDLGAMVDAARRAGLPVTLDVDPPVDGRVPAPVGLAAYRIVQEGLANAARHAAGAAVRVTVRDRRSGLGVRVENSPADARPTADGGPGHGLTGMRERATSLGGTFTAGPLPDGGYAVAAELPYQAESGDA from the coding sequence GTGAACCGGCAACCGATCGTCACGCCCCTGCGGGCGCTGCGGCAGACCCTGTGGGGGCCGGACGCCCCGCCGGGTCGACAGCTGTTGGCCCGCTGGCCCCGGCTGGCCCGAGCCGCCGCCCCGATCGGGCTGCTCGCCGCGCTCGGCCTTTTCTGGATCACGCTCACCGTGGAGAGCGACTGGGGTCTGCCGCCTCCGATCGCTGTGCTGTTCGCGGCGATGACAGTGGCGCCGCTGCTGGCGCTGCCCAGGCGTCCGCTGCTGGCCTGGCGGCTCACGGTGCTGGCCCTGCTGATCTGCACGTTCAACGCCCCGGCCGGGCTGCCCGGACCGTGGACGCCGCCGCTGGCGCTCGGGTCGATCGCGGTGGTCGCGGTGGTCGTCGCGCGGGTCGACAGGCCGGTGCTGGCCTGGGTGGTGGCGATCACCACGGTGCCGGTGCTCACCCTGGCGCACGCCGAGAACCGGGCCGCCGTCCTGGCGCTGCTCGGGGCGCTGGCGATCGTCGGTGACCTGATCCGGCGCAACAGGCTGTCCCGGCGGGCGCTGGCCGCGCAGACCGAGCTGAGCGAGCGGGAGCAGGAGCGCCGCGCGGTGCTTGAGGAACGCACCCGCATCGCCCGCGAGCTGCACGACGTGGTGGCGCATCACATGTCGCTGATCGCGGTGCAGGCCGAGACCGCGCCGTACCGGCTGACCGACGTGCCGGCGCCGGCAGCCGCGGAGTTCGCCGCCATCGCCGGCTCGGCCCGCGACGCGCTCACCGACATGCGGCGGCTGCTGGGGGTGCTGCGCAGCGAGGCCACCGGCCCGCAGACCGCTCCCCAACCCGATTTGGGCGACCTGGGCGCGATGGTGGACGCGGCCCGCCGCGCCGGGCTGCCGGTGACGCTCGACGTCGACCCGCCGGTCGACGGGCGGGTGCCCGCGCCGGTCGGGCTGGCCGCGTACCGCATCGTGCAGGAGGGCCTCGCCAACGCGGCCCGGCACGCGGCCGGCGCCGCGGTGCGCGTCACCGTCCGCGACCGCCGGTCCGGTCTGGGAGTACGCGTCGAGAACTCCCCGGCCGACGCCCGACCGACCGCCGACGGCGGCCCGGGGCACGGGCTGACCGGCATGCGGGAGCGGGCCACCTCGCTTGGCGGTACGTTCACCGCCGGGCCGCTGCCCGACGGCGGTTACGCGGTGGCGGCCGAGCTGCCGTACCAGGCGGAGAGCGGAGACGCATGA
- a CDS encoding response regulator gives MIKVLIADDQAMVRQGFGALLAAQPDLLVVGDAADGAQAVAATRRLDPDVVLMDVRMPVMNGLEATRKLLGDRSAQRPRVLILTTFDLDDYVYEALRAGASGFLLKDAPAADLVQAVRVVAAGDALLAPAVTRRLIAEFAARPDRRRPRPTDLAGLTPRETEVLRLIARGRNNTEIAGDLVVAEQTVKTHVGRILGKLGLRDRAQAVVLAYETGLVAAGE, from the coding sequence ATGATCAAGGTGCTGATCGCCGACGACCAGGCGATGGTCCGGCAGGGCTTCGGCGCGCTGCTGGCCGCCCAGCCGGACCTGCTCGTGGTGGGCGACGCCGCCGACGGCGCGCAGGCCGTCGCCGCCACCCGCCGGCTCGACCCGGACGTGGTGCTGATGGACGTGCGGATGCCGGTCATGAACGGGCTGGAGGCCACCCGCAAGCTGCTGGGCGACAGGTCGGCGCAGCGTCCCCGGGTGCTCATCCTCACGACGTTCGACCTGGACGACTACGTGTACGAGGCGCTGCGGGCCGGAGCCAGCGGCTTCCTGCTCAAGGACGCCCCGGCGGCCGACCTCGTGCAGGCGGTGCGTGTGGTGGCGGCCGGGGACGCCCTGCTCGCGCCGGCGGTGACCCGCCGGCTGATCGCCGAGTTCGCGGCCCGCCCGGACCGCCGCCGACCCCGCCCCACCGACCTGGCCGGACTCACGCCCCGCGAGACCGAGGTGCTGCGGCTGATCGCCCGGGGCCGCAACAACACGGAGATCGCCGGTGATCTGGTGGTGGCCGAGCAGACCGTGAAGACGCACGTCGGGCGGATCCTCGGCAAGCTGGGGCTGCGCGACCGGGCCCAGGCCGTGGTGCTGGCGTACGAGACGGGTCTGGTCGCCGCCGGCGAGTAG
- a CDS encoding alpha/beta hydrolase: MRRRGAARFALSALLGVNLVLPTRPEPVAAAGFVEAYPVSAAAMRAAGPPYADWAADGRRFLTFDPRGDGRAVEVLGDLAGADRIAVLVPGVGSTLADFDRGLGGVARRAPAVQATQLYAQLLSTDPTARVAVLAWLGYDPPDGVLTAVSDAGARRGAAGLAGLLRELAARRPTATITVIGHSYGALVAALATTHAPAQVADVVSLGGVGAGVQRAADLRDGLRFWAAEAPSDWIRRVPQVRLPGLGYGRRPGDPAFGARPLPVDGVDGHDGYLATGSATLVAVTAVVLGVGPVGDAR, from the coding sequence ATGCGACGACGAGGTGCCGCCCGTTTCGCACTGAGCGCACTGCTCGGCGTGAACCTGGTCCTGCCCACCCGACCCGAGCCGGTCGCCGCGGCGGGGTTCGTGGAGGCGTACCCGGTCAGCGCGGCGGCGATGCGCGCGGCCGGCCCCCCGTACGCGGACTGGGCCGCCGACGGACGCCGGTTCCTGACCTTCGACCCGCGCGGTGACGGCCGTGCCGTGGAGGTGCTCGGCGACCTGGCCGGCGCGGACCGGATCGCCGTGCTGGTGCCCGGGGTGGGCAGCACCCTCGCGGACTTCGACCGCGGGTTGGGCGGCGTCGCCCGGCGGGCGCCTGCGGTGCAGGCGACACAGCTCTACGCGCAACTGCTGTCGACCGACCCGACGGCGCGTGTCGCGGTGCTGGCCTGGCTCGGCTACGACCCGCCCGACGGAGTGCTGACCGCCGTCAGCGACGCCGGCGCCCGGCGTGGGGCGGCAGGGCTGGCCGGGCTGCTGCGGGAGCTGGCCGCACGTCGTCCCACGGCGACGATCACGGTGATCGGGCACAGCTACGGGGCGCTGGTGGCGGCGCTGGCGACGACGCACGCCCCGGCGCAGGTCGCCGACGTGGTCAGCCTCGGTGGCGTCGGCGCGGGGGTGCAGCGCGCCGCCGACCTGCGCGACGGACTGCGGTTCTGGGCGGCCGAGGCGCCGTCGGACTGGATCCGCCGGGTGCCACAGGTGCGGCTGCCCGGACTCGGCTACGGGCGTCGCCCCGGCGATCCGGCGTTCGGTGCCCGGCCGCTGCCTGTGGACGGGGTGGACGGGCACGACGGCTACCTGGCGACCGGCAGCGCCACACTGGTCGCGGTCACGGCGGTCGTGCTCGGTGTCGGCCCGGTCGGGGACGCCCGGTGA
- a CDS encoding acyltransferase family protein — protein sequence MSRDRAVDALRAYAIGGVVLGHWLVTGLVLAGDGGLHQASPLTTMPDLAPMTWALQTLGLFFFAAGFGSARSLARHRGGTCRWLARRSRRLLLPTVALLGAGAAVLLAATVAGAPDDTLTVGLHLAVSPLWFLAPLLLLVAASGPLRAAVRRWGVTRCVVPAVAVVAASDVAVRLLPHGVAVAPVSVVAAWAVPYLLGLAYADGRLAGRRAAGLLAAGGAAALAVLLAVGYPVSAVGVPGDGVSNLNPPSLLAVALAVTQVGLGLLARPGWERLLARPLAGRAVTAVNRNAVRIYLWHQPVLVAVTALTARSGLALPGLHTAPDVPGWVLARFCWLPVLAAVLVTVVRTGRRSGPADRTDRWRRPRGGAVADRSAECVPASAQVYDHRRSGRPDLQEVIAVRDSDPPSRGRADGQPH from the coding sequence GTGAGCCGCGACCGCGCTGTCGACGCGCTGCGGGCGTACGCGATCGGTGGGGTGGTGCTCGGGCACTGGCTGGTCACCGGTCTGGTGCTGGCCGGTGACGGCGGGCTGCACCAGGCCAGCCCGCTGACCACGATGCCCGACCTGGCCCCGATGACCTGGGCGCTGCAGACGCTCGGCCTGTTCTTCTTCGCCGCCGGCTTCGGCTCGGCCCGCTCGCTGGCCCGGCACCGCGGCGGGACCTGTCGCTGGCTGGCCCGCCGGTCGCGCCGGCTGCTGCTGCCCACCGTGGCGCTGCTGGGCGCCGGCGCCGCCGTGCTGCTGGCCGCCACCGTGGCGGGCGCACCCGACGACACGCTCACTGTCGGACTGCACCTGGCGGTGAGTCCGCTCTGGTTCCTGGCGCCGCTACTGCTCCTGGTGGCCGCGAGCGGCCCACTGCGCGCCGCCGTACGCCGGTGGGGGGTGACCCGCTGCGTCGTCCCGGCGGTGGCCGTGGTGGCGGCGAGCGACGTGGCGGTCCGCCTGCTACCGCACGGGGTGGCCGTGGCACCGGTGAGCGTGGTGGCGGCCTGGGCGGTGCCGTACCTGCTCGGCCTGGCGTACGCCGACGGGCGTCTGGCCGGGCGGCGGGCGGCCGGCCTGCTGGCGGCCGGTGGGGCCGCGGCGTTGGCAGTGCTGCTGGCGGTGGGCTACCCGGTCAGCGCGGTCGGGGTGCCCGGGGACGGGGTGTCCAACCTGAACCCGCCGTCGCTGCTTGCGGTGGCCCTGGCCGTCACCCAGGTCGGGCTGGGTCTGCTGGCCCGGCCCGGCTGGGAACGGCTGCTGGCCCGACCACTGGCGGGCCGGGCGGTGACCGCGGTGAACCGCAACGCGGTACGGATCTACCTGTGGCACCAGCCGGTGCTTGTCGCGGTGACGGCGCTCACCGCCCGGAGCGGTCTGGCCCTGCCCGGGCTGCACACCGCGCCGGACGTCCCGGGGTGGGTGCTGGCCCGCTTCTGCTGGCTGCCCGTGCTCGCCGCGGTGCTGGTCACGGTCGTGCGTACGGGCCGGCGGAGCGGGCCGGCGGACCGCACCGACCGGTGGCGTCGGCCGCGCGGTGGAGCGGTGGCCGACCGGTCGGCCGAGTGCGTCCCGGCGTCGGCTCAGGTGTACGATCATCGACGTTCCGGCCGGCCCGACTTGCAGGAGGTGATCGCTGTGCGAGATAGCGATCCTCCCAGTCGTGGCCGGGCCGATGGTCAGCCCCACTGA